A region of Culicoides brevitarsis isolate CSIRO-B50_1 chromosome 1, AGI_CSIRO_Cbre_v1, whole genome shotgun sequence DNA encodes the following proteins:
- the LOC134837783 gene encoding uncharacterized protein LOC134837783, with amino-acid sequence MGSIGSNKWICLLIIGCALTVGVIEAAAETTKLTAKDATKDKRQIDRQGVVTIGGSASNSPPRFYNSHAGPVQQEAQDTPTYVTPRNGKSAHYRGPPPPPQPQQQELPEEYLKLLQQLSIQQAQQQFAQAPVRQPERAPNAKPRRIQAQRPVEQQYFNAQPSLQAEPGVQYITEEEYQRLLENQKQYEAAQQSQHVNFPNHIPGPIAPQQEGLGSFRLPQGKIPAAFSKYSQAQHLSRPLTDFDKELALLVESNKPVVHQGQPLPRPSSLKQSQVVQIPQRHNEPIYAPQHLPPPQNIRYAAPANIQYTPQKQTQQQSQKPPRFESPAHRYQLLSYAPQQQQAQSQVPQQPIRPDFADPQIQFYFPKEKDIQTQHQPQYQEVPQHLLYETQGVMKVVDPPQLQYQPQEPQQHRPSSKYQSAKKPQQAALQSSQSVQQETQRPSNTPTRSQIYVSRTTQGPPIPNQPQPAQPTPSSQQQEKPKLPPLKIDPNRPLTQEEFQKLVDQGYNVVPVPVPVPYPVHINVPETEQDRKQSQQPEDPQPSQSQRQYFSQSSRPRHHSPAYRYGQQTASGSRNVPTYLQPVLSQDGSYAGIRGPSSVKN; translated from the exons atgggtAGTATAGGAAGTAATAAATGGATATGTCTTTTAATCATag GTTGTGCATTAACTGTCGGTGTCATCGAGGCAGCTGCAGAAACAACGAAACTAACTGCGAAAGATGCCACGAAAGATAAACGACAAATCGATAGACAAGGTGTGGTTACGATCGGAGGCTCGGCGAGCAATTCGCCACCCCGCTTCTATAACAGTCATGCGGGACCCGTGCAACAAGAAGCGCAAGACACGCCGACATATGTCACGCCAAGGAACGGGAAATCAGCGCATTATCGAGGAcctccgccgccgccgcaGCCACAGCAACAAGAG TTACCTGAAGAATACTTGAAGTTATTGCAACAATTGTCGATTCAGCAAGCTCAACAGCAATTTGCTCAAGCACCTGTTCGTCAACCTGAAAGAGCTCCAAATGCCAAGCCAAGACGTATTCAAGCACAGCGTCCCGTTGAACAGCAATACTTCAATGCTCAACCAAGTTTGCAAGCAGAGCCCGGAGTTCAATACATCACCGAAGAGGAATATCAGAGATTATTGGAGAACCAAAAGCAATACGAAGCAGCTCAGCAATCGCAGCATGTGAATTTCCCGAATCACATTCCAGGACCAATTGCTCCTCAACAAGAAGGATTAGGAAGTTTCCGATTGCCTCAAGGAAAAATTCCTGCAGCTTTCAGCAAATATTCGCAAGCCCAACATCTCTCACGTCCCTTGACTGATTTCGATAAGGAACTTGCTTTGTTGGTTGAATCAAACAAACCTGTTGTTCATCAAGGTCAACCTTTGCCTCGTCCTTCGTCGCTGAAACAATCTCAAGTTGTCCAAATCCCTCAACGTCATAACGAACCAATTTACGCTCCTCAGCATTTGCCTCCTCCGCAAAATATTCGTTACGCTGCCCCAGCAAACATTCAGTATACTCCTCAAAAACAAACTCAACAACAATCCCAAAAGCCTCCTCGCTTTGAAAGCCCGGCACATCGTTATCAATTATTGTCTTATGCTCCTCAGCAACAGCAAGCTCAATCTCAAGTGCCTCAACAACCAATTCGTCCCGATTTCGCAGATCCTCAAATCCAATTCTATTTCCCCAAAGAGAAAGACATTCAAACGCAGCATCAACCGCAATATCAAGAAGTGCCTCAGCATCTGTTATACGAAACACAAGGCGTCATGAAGGTTGTTGATCCTCCGCAATTGCAATATCAACCGCAAGAACCCCAGCAACATCGACCTTCGTCGAAATATCAATCCGCAAAGAAACCACAGCAAGCTGCTTTGCAATCAAGTCAATCTGTGCAACAAGAAACACAACGACCCAGCAATACGCCAACGAGATCTCAAATCTATGTCTCACGTACGACGCAAGGACCTCCAATTCCGAATCAACCACAGCCCGCTCAACCAACGCCTTCATCGCAGCAACAGGAGAAACCTAAATTGCCGCCATTGAAAATCGATCCTAATCGCCCCTTGACCCAAGAGGAATTCCAAAAACTCGTCGATCAGGGATACAATGTTGTGCCAGTTCCTGTTCCCGTTCCTTATCCAGTTCATATCaa CGTTCCCGAAACTGAACAAGACAGAAAGCAATCTCAACAACCAGAAGATCCCCAACCTTCACAATCACAGAGACAATACTTCTCACAGTCAAGCCGCCCAAGACATCATTCTCCCGCTTACAGATATGGGCAACAAACCGCTAGCGGCTCGAGAAACGTTCCAACGTACTTACAGCCCGTTTTGAGTCAAGATGGCTCGTATGCAGGAATTCGCGGTCCAAGctctgtcaaaaattaa